A segment of the Deinococcus sp. HSC-46F16 genome:
TCAGCAGCGCCTGCTGAATCCGCAGCTCCGTCTCGGTATCCACGTTGGCGGTCGCCTCGTCAAGCACGAGCAGGATGTCGGGATTCTGGATCAGCGCACGGGCGAAGGCCAGCAGTTGCTTCTGTCCGGTCGAGAGGGTCGCGCCGCGCTCGCGCACCTCGGTCTGGTAGCCCTCAGGCAGCGAGACGATGTAGTCGTGGACGCCCACGTACTTGCACGCCTCGACCACCCGCTCGTGCGAGATGGCCGGGTTGTTCAGCGTCAGGTTGCTCTCGATGGTCCCGGCGAACAGGAACACGTCCTGCAAGACCACACCCACATGTCGCCGCAGGTCGTGCTGCTCCAGATCGCGCACGTCGTGGCCGTCCACCCGCACCGCCCCGCGCTGCACGTCGTAGAAGCGACTCACCAGCGCGGTCACGCTTGTCTTGCCCGCCCCAGTTGCACCGACCAGGGCCACGCTCTCGCCGGGCTGGATGTCGAGGTCGATGCCGCGCAGAATCCAGCGGTCGTCGCTGTCGGGCGTGTTCGCCGTCACGTCCTGGTCGTAAGCGAACCACACGCCGTCGAAGGTCACCCGGCCCTCGAAAGGCTCCAGCGTGGCCGCGCCCGGCTTGTCCTGAATCTTCTCTTCGGTGTCCAGCACCTCGAAGATGCGCTCGCTGCTCGCCATCGCCGCCTGCAGGTTGTTGAACACGTCCGCGAGGTCCTGAATCGGTTGGAAAAGGTTCGTCGTCCAGCCGATAAAGGCGACCAGCGTGCCCACCGTCACGCCCGTCGCGGCGGCGACCCCGGCGGCGTCCTGCCCCAGCAGGCGCGAGGCCGCGAAGTACAGCACCAGCGCGATGCCGATCTGCCCCAGCACCGCCATCACGGGCATGAAGAGGGAAAACCACTTCACCGAGTTCTCGTTGGCGGTCAGCAGCGCCCGGTTCGCGTGGTCGAAGTCCAGCGCCATACGCCGCTGCCGCCCGAACAGTTGCACGGTCGTCATCCCGGTGATGTTCTCGTTGAGCTTGGAGTTCACAACCGCCTGCTGAAAGCGGTTGCTGCGGAAGGCGTCGCGCAGGTGGCCCCGGAAATAGTTGGACGCCAGATACATGAACGGCAGCACGCTGAAGCTCACCAGCCCCAGCCGCCAGTCCACGCTGAGCATAATCACCGCGTAGGCCACGATCAGGAAGGCACTCTGAATCAGGCTGACCAGCCCACCCGTCAGGAACTGGTTGATCGCGTCCACGTCGCTCGTCACGCGGGTGATCAGGCGCCCCACCGGGTTCTGGTCGAAAAAGGCGAGGTGCAGCCGCTGGAGCTTGGTGAACACGTCCGCCCTAATATCGCGCAGCACGTTCTGCCCCAGGTACCCGATGGTCATGATGGAGCCGTACTGCACGGCGAACTCCAGCACCTTCAGGCCCATGTAGGTCAGCGCGGCCACCGTCAGCGTCCGCAGCAGCGGCTCGCGGTCAGCGGTCACCCCATTGACGAAGGGCGTCAGCGCGTTGTCGATGGCGTAGCGCTGAATGAGTCCGAACAGCGGCTGGATGCCCGAAAAGGCCAGCGAGAGCAGTACTGCGCCCACCACCAGCGCCAGATACGGCCGCAGGTAGCGGAAGATGCGCCGGGTGAGCTGGGCGTCGAAAGCCGCCTTATTGGATTCGGGGGGAAGGGGAGCACCTGCGGTCACTTCACGGCCTCCTGGGGTATGGGCTGGTGTTCAAGCACGTCGGCGGCGACCTCCGCGTCGCGGATGGGTTCGTCGTCGGCGTCAAGGTCAGAAGCGAGGCGCTGGAGCCGCTCGATCTCGGCGTAATGGCCCCCGGCGGCGACCAACTCTTCATGGGTGCCCTGCTCGACCAGCCGCCCGCTCTCCAGCACCACAATTTGGTCGGCGTGGCGCAGGGTGCTGATGCGGTGCCCGATCAAGATGACCGTGCGGCCCCGCGCCACCTCGCGCAGGCCGTCCAGAATGCGCCGCTCAGTTTCGGTGTCCACCGCCGAGAGGCTGTCGTCCAGAATCAGGATCGCCGGGTCGCGCACGATGGCCCGCGCAATCGCCGTGCGCTGCCGCTGCCCACCCGAGAGGGTCACGCCCCGCTCCCCCAGCACTGTGTCGTAGCCCTGCGGAAAGTCCTCCACGTCCCCGGCGAGGCCCGCGAGCCGCGCGGCGTCCCGCACCCGGTTCATGTCGGGGTTCGGGGGAATGTCGGGGGGAGGCGGTGCCCCCACCACGCTGACCCCGGTGGGCACCTCCGGCAGGTCACGGTTCCCCAGCCCGAAGCCGATGTTGTTGGCGATGGAGTCGCTGAACAGGAAGGGCTCCTGCGGCACCACGCTGATGTGGTCGCGCAGCACCCGCAGCGGGATCGTCCGCACGTCGTGCCCGTCCACCCGCACCACGCCCGAGGTCGGGTCCATCGAGCGGGTCAGCAGTTGCCCCAGCACGGTCTTGCCGCTGCCGGTCGGCCCGGTGATGCCCAGGAACGTCCCGGCGGGCACCTTCAGGCTCACGTCCTCCAGCACGGTGCGCTCGCCGTAGCGCAGGGTCACCCGGTCGAACTCCACGTCGCCGCGCAGGGTCTGAATACCGGGGTTGGCCCGGCCCCGTTCGTCACGCACCAGGGCACGGGCGTCGAACAGCTCGCGCAGGCGCAGCCACGACGACAGACCCCGCTGCGTGATCCCGGTGATCCACCCCACCATCAGCATCGGGAAGGCGAGGCGTTCCAGTGTCCCCACGAACTGGGTGAACATCCCCACCGTGAAGGTGCCGTCGCCATTCAGAATCAGCCGCCCGCCGACCAGCAGGATCAGGCCAAAGGCGAGGCCCAGCAGCAGGTTCATCACCGATCTGAGCGGCCCGTCCACCTTGATCAGCGAGATGTTGCGCCGCAGCAGTTCGAGGTTCATGGCGCGGTAGTCCTTGATCTCGCGGTCCTCGATCGCGTAGCCCTTGACCACCCGCGCCCCGCTGAAGTTCTCCTGCGCCTTGGCAGCGATCAGGCTGTTCTGCTCCTGCACGAAGGTGTGCCGCTTGTTGATCTGCCGCGCCATGTAGGTCAGCAGCCCCACGATGATGGGCAGCAGCGCCAGCACGATCAAGGTGAGCTGCCAGCTCAGGCTGAACATCACCGCAAAGGCCGTGATGAACCCCGACACGATGTTGACGATCTGCCACGCCCCGAAACCCAGCATTTCCCGCACGGCCCCAAGATCCCCGGTCAGGCGGTTCATCAGGTCCCCGGTGCGGGCGCGGTCGTAGTACGGCTTGTCGAGGGTCTGGAGGTGGCCGAAGATATCGCGGCGAATCTCGTACTCCGTCTGGCGCGAGGCGATCACGATCATCCGGCGCATCACCAGCATGAACAAGCCCGCCGTCGCGGACGCCGCCACGATGCCCAGCGCGTACAGCAGCACCTGGGTGGCAGTAATGCCCGCCGTCGCCGCGTCCGCGTCGGTCTGGCCGGTCACCCCGTCGATGGTGAGGCGAATGAAGTAGTACGGCAGCAGGTTCACGCTGTTGGCGATCACCACCGCGATCAACCCGATCACGTACTGGCGGCGGTGCAGCCGCAGGTAGGGCCAGAGGGTTCGCAAACTGTCCAAGGGAGAGGTACCTCAAGGGGGAAAGAGGGCGAAGACAGGCGGGGGTGGGCAGATTTCGGCAGCTCAGCAGGCCGGAGAGCGGTCAGTCTACGCCGATGGGCTGGGCGGCAAATGCGCGATATGGCGGAGGTGGGGCGGAAGCTGCCTTCAGTCCGGCTTCATCAGACGGGCCGCCGAACGCTTCTCAAACTCCACCCCGATAGCGCGGCGGGGCCGTGTTGACACCCCCTGGAGCCGGTGCTA
Coding sequences within it:
- a CDS encoding ABC transporter transmembrane domain-containing protein; this encodes MTAGAPLPPESNKAAFDAQLTRRIFRYLRPYLALVVGAVLLSLAFSGIQPLFGLIQRYAIDNALTPFVNGVTADREPLLRTLTVAALTYMGLKVLEFAVQYGSIMTIGYLGQNVLRDIRADVFTKLQRLHLAFFDQNPVGRLITRVTSDVDAINQFLTGGLVSLIQSAFLIVAYAVIMLSVDWRLGLVSFSVLPFMYLASNYFRGHLRDAFRSNRFQQAVVNSKLNENITGMTTVQLFGRQRRMALDFDHANRALLTANENSVKWFSLFMPVMAVLGQIGIALVLYFAASRLLGQDAAGVAAATGVTVGTLVAFIGWTTNLFQPIQDLADVFNNLQAAMASSERIFEVLDTEEKIQDKPGAATLEPFEGRVTFDGVWFAYDQDVTANTPDSDDRWILRGIDLDIQPGESVALVGATGAGKTSVTALVSRFYDVQRGAVRVDGHDVRDLEQHDLRRHVGVVLQDVFLFAGTIESNLTLNNPAISHERVVEACKYVGVHDYIVSLPEGYQTEVRERGATLSTGQKQLLAFARALIQNPDILLVLDEATANVDTETELRIQQALLKVMEGRTSIIIAHRLSTIEHCDRIVVMRKGRIVEQGSHRALLDRGGYYARLHRLQYAQGDAAD
- a CDS encoding ABC transporter ATP-binding protein encodes the protein MDSLRTLWPYLRLHRRQYVIGLIAVVIANSVNLLPYYFIRLTIDGVTGQTDADAATAGITATQVLLYALGIVAASATAGLFMLVMRRMIVIASRQTEYEIRRDIFGHLQTLDKPYYDRARTGDLMNRLTGDLGAVREMLGFGAWQIVNIVSGFITAFAVMFSLSWQLTLIVLALLPIIVGLLTYMARQINKRHTFVQEQNSLIAAKAQENFSGARVVKGYAIEDREIKDYRAMNLELLRRNISLIKVDGPLRSVMNLLLGLAFGLILLVGGRLILNGDGTFTVGMFTQFVGTLERLAFPMLMVGWITGITQRGLSSWLRLRELFDARALVRDERGRANPGIQTLRGDVEFDRVTLRYGERTVLEDVSLKVPAGTFLGITGPTGSGKTVLGQLLTRSMDPTSGVVRVDGHDVRTIPLRVLRDHISVVPQEPFLFSDSIANNIGFGLGNRDLPEVPTGVSVVGAPPPPDIPPNPDMNRVRDAARLAGLAGDVEDFPQGYDTVLGERGVTLSGGQRQRTAIARAIVRDPAILILDDSLSAVDTETERRILDGLREVARGRTVILIGHRISTLRHADQIVVLESGRLVEQGTHEELVAAGGHYAEIERLQRLASDLDADDEPIRDAEVAADVLEHQPIPQEAVK